A single window of Electrophorus electricus isolate fEleEle1 chromosome 16, fEleEle1.pri, whole genome shotgun sequence DNA harbors:
- the akt3b gene encoding RAC-gamma serine/threonine-protein kinase, giving the protein MNDQNVVKEGWVQKRGEYIKNWRPRYFLLKTDGSFIGYKEKPQDADFAYPLNNFSVAKCQLMKTERPKPNTFIIRCLQWTTVIERTFHVDTPEERDEWVEAIQMVADKLAKQEEEGILCSPTSQIEIVNEEEMDTSISHHKRKTMNDFDYLKLLGKGTFGKVILVKEKASGTYYAMKILKKEVIIAKDEVAHTLTESRVLKNTRHPFLTSLKYSFQTKDRLCFVMEYVNGGELFFHLSRERVFSEDRTRFYGAEIVSALDYLHSAKIVYRDLKLENLMLDKDGHIKITDFGLCKEGITDAATMKTFCGTPEYLAPEVLEDNDYGRAVDWWGLGVVMYEMMCGRLPFYNQDHEKLFELILMEEIKFPRTLSADAKSLLSGLLIKDPNKRLGGGPDDAKEIMRHSFFSTLDWQDVYDKKLVPPFMPQVTSETDTRYFDEEFTAQTITITPPEKFDEDGMDSADSERRPHFPQFSYSASGRE; this is encoded by the exons CTGGAGGCCCCGGTACTTCCTCTTAAAGACTGACGGCTCCTTCATCGGCTATAAGGAGAAGCCCCAGGATGCAGACTTTGCCTACCCCCTCAACAACTTCTCTGTGGCCA agtGCCAGCTGATGAAGACAGAGAGGCCAAAGCCCAATACCTTCATCATCAGGTGTTTGCAGTGGACCACTGTGATAGAGCGCACGTTCCATGTGGACACGCCCGAGGAGCG GGACGAATGGGTAGAGGCCATCCAGATGGTGGCGGATAAGCTTGCCAAACAGGAAGAAGAAGGAATCCTGTGTAGCCCCACCTCCCAGATCGAGATCGTCAACGAGGAGGAGATGGACACATCCATCAGTCACCATAAACGAAAG ACAATGAATGACTTTGACTATCTGAAACTGCTGGGCAAAGGCACGTTTGGGAAGGTGATTCTGGTTAAGGAGAAGGCCAGTGGGACCTATTACGCAATGAAGATCCTGAAAAAGGAGGTCATTATCGCCAAG GATGAGGTGGCCCACACGCTGACTGAGAGTAGAGTATTAAAGAACACTAGGCATCCGTTTTTAACA TCGCTGAAGTATTCCTTTCAGACTAAGGATCGCTTGTGTTTTGTCATGGAGTACGTAAACGGCGGCGAG ctgtttttccatttgtcGAGAGAGCGTGTGTTTTCGGAAGACCGGACACGTTTCTATGGTGCTGAGATCGTCTCTGCACTGGACTACTTGCACTCTGCTAAGATTGTTTACCGTGATCTGaag ctggagaACCTGATGCTGGACAAGGATGGGCACATTAAGATCACAGACTTTGGCCTGTGTAAGGAGGGCATCACTGACGCTGCCACCATGAAGACGTTCTGTGGCACCCCGGAGTACCTGGCACCCGAG GTGTTGGAGGATAACGACTACGGCCGGGCAGTGGACTGGTGGGGGCTGGGCGTGGTCATGTACGAGATGATGTGTGGTCGCCTCCCCTTTTATAatcag gACCACGAGAAGCTGTTTGAGTTGATTCTTATGGAGGAAATCAAATTTCCCAGGACCCTCTCCGCAGATGCCAAGTCTCTGCTCTCCGGACTGCTCATCAAAGACCCTAACaagag ACTGGGAGGAGGCCCAGACGACGCGAAGGAGATCATGAGACACAGTTTCTTTTCTACACTGGACTGGCAGGACGTGTATGACAAAAAG CTGGTCCCCCCGTTTATGCCCCAGGTGACATCTGAGACGGACACCAGGTATTTTGACGAGGAATTCACAGCCCAGACCATCACAATCACCCCTCCCGAGAAGT TTGATGAGGATGGAATGGACTCAGCTGATAGTGAAAGGAGACCACATTTCCCACAATTCTCTTATTCAGCCAGCGGGAGAGAGTGA